The Sagittula sp. P11 genome window below encodes:
- a CDS encoding MYG1 family protein: MDTTHLVTHSGGFHADELLSTVVLTRLFPNAKLVRSRDVEWISPAPGRVVYDVGRVYDAEAGIFDHHQRPVPQREDGAPYSSFGLIWKHFGHGYLCALGVPEADVDEIHHCFDREFVLPVDLLDNGAMEPSVAGPLAGMTLPVLLETLKPVFDDRGPGADDRAFMDSLTVARAFVEAAVRGQAAKRRAEAMVMAAIAEAGASRVLELPMGMPFRGAIEAAGAENLLFVVHPRDGDWALNTIRKGSNTFESRADLPESWAGLTDGALEAASGVKGAKFCHNARFIAVANTREAVLEMARLAVAEAVTDAPKGLGAVFEPAAK; the protein is encoded by the coding sequence ATGGACACCACTCATCTCGTCACCCACTCCGGGGGCTTCCACGCCGACGAACTGCTGTCGACGGTGGTGCTTACCCGCTTGTTTCCAAACGCAAAACTGGTGCGCTCACGGGATGTTGAATGGATCTCTCCGGCGCCCGGGCGGGTCGTTTACGACGTCGGCCGCGTCTACGACGCCGAGGCGGGCATCTTCGACCACCACCAGCGCCCCGTGCCGCAGCGCGAGGACGGCGCGCCCTATAGCTCTTTCGGTCTGATCTGGAAGCACTTCGGCCACGGCTACCTCTGCGCGCTGGGCGTGCCCGAGGCCGACGTGGACGAGATACACCATTGTTTCGACAGGGAATTCGTCCTGCCCGTGGACCTTCTGGACAACGGCGCGATGGAGCCGTCGGTGGCCGGGCCACTGGCGGGGATGACCCTGCCGGTGCTTCTGGAAACGCTGAAGCCGGTGTTCGACGACCGGGGCCCCGGGGCAGATGACCGCGCGTTCATGGATTCGTTAACGGTCGCCCGCGCCTTCGTCGAAGCGGCGGTGCGCGGCCAGGCGGCCAAACGGCGGGCAGAGGCGATGGTCATGGCCGCCATCGCGGAGGCCGGCGCCTCCCGCGTGCTGGAGCTGCCCATGGGCATGCCCTTCCGCGGCGCCATCGAGGCGGCGGGCGCCGAAAACCTGCTGTTCGTCGTGCATCCGCGCGACGGCGACTGGGCGCTGAACACCATCCGAAAAGGCTCCAACACCTTTGAATCGCGGGCAGATCTGCCGGAAAGCTGGGCTGGCCTGACCGACGGCGCGCTGGAGGCGGCGAGCGGCGTCAAAGGCGCCAAGTTCTGCCACAACGCCCGCTTCATCGCCGTCGCGAACACACGCGAAGCAGTGCTGGAAATGGCCCGCCTCGCGGTGGCAGAGGCGGTGACGGACGCGCCCAAGGGCCTTGGCGCGGTGTTCGAACCGGCGGCGAAGTAA
- a CDS encoding ETC complex I subunit — protein sequence MRARIYQPAKTAMSSGQGKTKHWYLDYVQDSPRSIDPLMGWTSSADTQSQVRLRFETKEAALAYAKEHGIDAMVMEPKKRKVNIRARGYAENFASDRRAPWTH from the coding sequence ATGCGGGCTCGCATCTATCAACCGGCAAAGACGGCCATGTCCTCGGGGCAGGGCAAGACGAAGCACTGGTATCTGGACTACGTGCAGGACAGCCCGAGGTCGATCGACCCGCTGATGGGCTGGACCTCCTCCGCCGACACGCAAAGCCAGGTGCGCCTGCGCTTCGAGACGAAGGAAGCGGCGCTGGCCTACGCCAAGGAACACGGCATCGACGCGATGGTGATGGAGCCGAAGAAGCGGAAGGTGAACATCCGGGCGCGGGGGTATGCGGAGAACTTTGCGTCCGACCGCCGGGCGCCCTGGACGCACTGA
- the uvrB gene encoding excinuclease ABC subunit UvrB: MHNNSPQQMPMMHAAAPDVRTREKLEGGKRFVMQTTFSPAGDQPTAIAELAGGIDEGERDQVLLGATGTGKTFTMAKVIEQTQRPAIILAPNKTLAAQLYGEFKGFFPDNAVEYFVSYYDYYQPEAYVARSDTYIEKESQINEQIDRMRHSATRALLERDDVIIVASVSCIYGIGSVETYGAMTQDLFVGKEYDQRKIMADLIAQQYRRNDQGFSRGTFRVRGDVLEVWPAHLEDRAWRLSFFGEELEGLTEFDPLTGTKTDSFERIRIYANSHYVTPRPTMQQAIQGIKKELRQRLDQLVGEGKLLEAQRLEQRTNFDLEMLEATGVCNGIENYSRYLTGRAPGEPPPTLFEFIPDNAIVFADESHVSVPQIGGMYRGDYRRKFTLAEHGFRLPSCMDNRPLKFEEWDAMRPQSIFVSATPAAWELEQSGGVFSEQVIRPTGLLDPQVEIRPVKMQVDDLLDEIRKVAANGMRTLATVLTKRMAEDLTEYLHEQGIKVRYMHSDIDTIERIEILRDLRLGAFDVLVGINLLREGLDIPECGLVAILDADKEGFLRSETSLIQTIGRAARNADGRVIMYADRMTGSMERAIGETNRRREKQMAYNEEHGITPETVKKNVDDILAGLYQGDTDQSRVTAKIDPKRQGSNIAAVLEGLRTDMRKAAENLEFEEAARLRDEVKRLEAVELAVTDDPLARQQAVERASEEATKAKGRSTAGRPGQRGGNVKRRKR; this comes from the coding sequence ATGCACAACAATTCGCCGCAACAGATGCCCATGATGCATGCCGCCGCGCCGGATGTGCGCACCCGCGAAAAGCTCGAAGGCGGCAAGCGGTTCGTCATGCAGACCACCTTCTCTCCGGCGGGCGACCAGCCGACCGCCATCGCGGAACTTGCCGGCGGCATCGATGAGGGCGAGCGCGACCAGGTGCTTCTGGGTGCGACGGGCACCGGCAAGACCTTCACCATGGCCAAGGTGATCGAACAGACCCAGCGCCCAGCGATCATCCTCGCCCCCAACAAGACACTGGCCGCCCAATTGTACGGCGAATTCAAGGGGTTCTTTCCGGACAACGCGGTCGAGTACTTCGTCAGCTATTACGACTACTACCAGCCGGAGGCCTACGTCGCGCGGTCCGACACCTATATCGAGAAGGAAAGCCAGATCAACGAACAGATCGACCGGATGCGCCACTCGGCCACCCGGGCGCTGCTGGAACGCGACGACGTGATCATCGTGGCGTCCGTGTCCTGCATCTACGGTATCGGTTCGGTCGAGACCTACGGGGCGATGACGCAGGACCTGTTCGTCGGCAAGGAGTATGACCAGCGCAAGATCATGGCCGACCTCATCGCGCAGCAGTATCGCCGCAACGATCAGGGGTTTTCGCGCGGCACCTTCCGGGTGCGTGGCGACGTTCTGGAAGTCTGGCCTGCCCACCTCGAGGACCGCGCATGGCGGCTGTCCTTCTTCGGCGAGGAACTGGAAGGGCTGACCGAATTCGATCCGCTGACCGGCACCAAGACCGACAGTTTCGAGCGCATCCGCATCTACGCCAACTCACACTACGTCACACCGCGTCCGACGATGCAGCAGGCGATCCAGGGCATCAAGAAGGAGTTGCGCCAGCGGCTCGACCAGCTTGTCGGCGAGGGGAAACTGCTGGAGGCGCAACGGCTTGAGCAGCGGACGAACTTCGACCTGGAGATGCTGGAGGCCACCGGCGTCTGCAACGGGATCGAGAACTACTCGCGCTACCTGACGGGCCGCGCGCCGGGCGAACCGCCCCCCACCCTCTTCGAATTCATCCCCGACAACGCCATCGTTTTCGCCGACGAATCCCACGTCTCCGTGCCGCAGATCGGCGGCATGTATCGCGGCGACTACCGGCGGAAATTCACGCTGGCGGAACACGGTTTCCGCCTGCCGTCCTGCATGGACAACCGCCCCCTCAAGTTCGAGGAATGGGACGCGATGCGCCCGCAGTCGATCTTCGTCTCCGCCACCCCCGCCGCGTGGGAGCTGGAGCAATCGGGCGGTGTGTTCTCAGAACAGGTGATCCGCCCCACCGGCCTTCTGGACCCGCAGGTGGAGATCCGGCCGGTGAAGATGCAGGTCGACGACCTGCTGGACGAGATCCGCAAGGTCGCGGCAAACGGCATGCGCACCCTCGCCACAGTGCTGACCAAACGCATGGCCGAGGACCTGACGGAGTACCTGCACGAACAGGGCATCAAGGTGCGCTACATGCACTCCGACATCGACACCATCGAACGGATCGAGATCCTGCGCGACCTGCGCCTTGGCGCGTTCGACGTGCTGGTGGGGATCAACCTGCTGCGCGAGGGCCTGGACATCCCGGAATGCGGGCTGGTGGCCATCCTCGACGCCGACAAGGAGGGCTTCCTGCGGTCCGAGACCTCGCTGATCCAGACCATCGGGCGGGCGGCGCGGAACGCCGATGGCCGGGTCATCATGTACGCCGACCGCATGACCGGATCCATGGAACGCGCTATCGGAGAGACCAACCGCCGCCGCGAGAAGCAGATGGCCTACAACGAGGAACACGGGATCACGCCGGAGACGGTGAAGAAAAACGTCGACGACATCCTCGCCGGACTCTACCAGGGCGACACCGACCAGTCCCGCGTCACCGCGAAGATCGACCCGAAGCGTCAGGGCTCCAACATCGCCGCTGTGCTGGAAGGCTTGCGGACGGATATGCGCAAGGCGGCGGAGAACCTCGAGTTCGAGGAGGCCGCACGTCTGCGCGACGAGGTCAAGCGGCTGGAGGCGGTAGAACTGGCGGTGACCGACGACCCGCTGGCCCGACAGCAGGCGGTCGAACGGGCCTCCGAAGAGGCAACCAAGGCCAAGGGCCGCTCGACAGCAGGGCGTCCCGGCCAGCGCGGCGGGAACGTCAAGCGACGCAAGCGGTAG
- a CDS encoding PLD nuclease N-terminal domain-containing protein, producing MEYGLLGLLILIADIYAIYQTLTSGASTLAKIVWTLAILILPVLGFIAWLVAGPRGGAHARI from the coding sequence ATGGAATATGGTCTTCTGGGTCTTCTGATCCTCATCGCCGACATCTACGCAATCTACCAGACTCTGACCTCTGGCGCGTCCACGCTCGCCAAGATCGTCTGGACCCTCGCCATTCTGATCCTGCCGGTTCTCGGCTTCATCGCATGGCTGGTGGCCGGTCCGCGTGGCGGCGCACACGCCCGCATCTGA
- a CDS encoding NADP-dependent isocitrate dehydrogenase, with protein MSDTSTPDIIYTKVDEAPELASASLLPIIQSFASAAGVTVGTKDISLAGRIIATFPEALTAEQRQSDDLAELGELVKKPDANVIKLPNISASVPQLVAAVKELQSQGYALPDYPESPSTDEEKAVRAKYDSIKGSAVNPVLREGNSDRRAAAAVKKFAQSNPHRMGEWSSDSKTRVAAMTGDDFYSNEVSATLDKAATAKIVLETADGETVLKEGVSYPAGTVVDATYMSAKALDAFLAEEIEKTKAEGTLFSLHMKATMMKVSDPIIFGHAVKAWLAPVFEKYGDKMAALGVNPASGMGDLLARVKDDPEITKAIADCREQRPPMYMVDSDRGITNLHVPSDVIIDASMPALIRAGGKGWGPDGKESDTNCVIPDSSYAPVYDATIEFFKANGKLNPATAGTVQNIGLMAQKAEEYGSHPTTFEIPADGTVKMILDDGTVLHSHTVEAGDIWRSASARKAPIEDWVNLAIERQKATGYRAIFWLDASRAHDAELIAMVKPILEAKGVTDKFEIMAPREATIASLETITKGENTIAITGNVLRDYLTDLFPILELATSAKMLSIVKLMQGGGLFETGAGGSAPKHVQQLQSENHLRWDSLGEFCALGESFKFLADQKGNEKARVLGEAVDTATQGILDNDRSPSRKVGEPDNRDSHYWFARYWAEALAAQSDDAELASHFAPIAKALADGEADIVAELAAAQGSPADTGGYYHNDPEKVAAVMRPSPTLNAIIG; from the coding sequence ATGTCCGACACGTCCACGCCCGATATCATCTACACCAAGGTCGACGAAGCGCCCGAGCTGGCCTCGGCGTCGCTGCTTCCGATCATCCAGTCCTTTGCCTCCGCCGCCGGCGTGACGGTGGGTACGAAGGACATCAGCCTCGCAGGCCGGATCATCGCCACCTTCCCGGAGGCCCTGACCGCAGAGCAACGCCAGTCCGACGACCTGGCCGAGCTGGGCGAACTGGTGAAGAAGCCGGACGCCAACGTGATCAAGCTGCCGAACATCTCCGCTTCGGTCCCGCAGCTCGTGGCTGCGGTCAAGGAACTGCAGTCCCAGGGCTACGCACTTCCCGACTATCCCGAATCCCCGTCCACCGACGAGGAAAAGGCCGTCCGCGCCAAGTACGACAGCATCAAGGGCTCGGCCGTGAACCCGGTCCTGCGCGAGGGCAACTCCGACCGCCGCGCCGCCGCTGCCGTCAAGAAGTTCGCGCAGTCGAACCCGCACCGCATGGGTGAGTGGTCCTCCGACTCCAAGACCCGCGTCGCCGCGATGACGGGCGACGATTTCTATTCCAACGAAGTCTCCGCCACGCTGGACAAGGCCGCGACCGCGAAGATCGTGCTGGAGACCGCCGATGGCGAGACCGTCCTGAAAGAGGGCGTCTCCTACCCGGCGGGCACCGTCGTCGACGCCACCTACATGTCGGCCAAGGCGCTGGACGCCTTCCTTGCCGAAGAGATCGAGAAGACCAAGGCCGAAGGCACGCTGTTCTCGCTGCACATGAAGGCCACGATGATGAAGGTCTCCGACCCGATCATCTTCGGTCACGCCGTCAAGGCATGGCTGGCCCCGGTCTTCGAGAAGTACGGTGACAAGATGGCCGCGCTGGGGGTGAACCCGGCATCCGGCATGGGCGACCTGCTGGCGCGGGTGAAGGACGATCCGGAAATCACCAAGGCCATCGCGGACTGCCGCGAGCAGCGCCCGCCGATGTACATGGTCGACAGCGACCGCGGCATCACCAACCTGCACGTGCCGTCGGACGTCATCATCGACGCCTCCATGCCGGCGCTGATCCGCGCGGGCGGCAAGGGCTGGGGCCCGGACGGCAAGGAGTCGGACACCAACTGCGTGATCCCCGACAGCTCCTACGCGCCGGTCTATGACGCGACCATCGAGTTCTTCAAGGCCAACGGCAAGCTGAACCCGGCGACCGCCGGCACCGTGCAGAACATCGGTCTGATGGCGCAGAAGGCGGAGGAGTACGGCTCCCACCCGACGACCTTCGAGATCCCCGCCGACGGCACGGTCAAGATGATCCTCGACGACGGCACCGTGCTGCATTCGCACACCGTCGAAGCGGGCGATATCTGGCGCTCGGCCTCGGCCCGGAAGGCGCCGATCGAGGACTGGGTGAACCTGGCCATCGAACGGCAGAAGGCCACGGGCTACCGCGCGATCTTCTGGCTGGACGCAAGCCGCGCGCATGACGCCGAGCTGATCGCCATGGTCAAGCCGATCCTCGAAGCCAAGGGCGTCACCGACAAATTCGAGATCATGGCCCCGCGCGAAGCCACAATCGCCTCGCTCGAGACGATCACAAAGGGCGAGAACACCATCGCGATCACCGGCAACGTGCTGCGCGACTACCTGACGGACCTCTTCCCGATCCTCGAGCTGGCGACCTCCGCCAAGATGCTGTCGATCGTGAAGCTGATGCAGGGCGGCGGGCTGTTTGAAACCGGCGCTGGTGGCTCTGCCCCCAAGCACGTCCAGCAGCTCCAGTCCGAAAACCACCTGCGTTGGGACAGCCTTGGCGAGTTCTGCGCGCTTGGCGAATCGTTCAAGTTCCTCGCCGACCAGAAGGGCAACGAAAAGGCCCGCGTTCTGGGTGAGGCGGTGGACACCGCGACGCAGGGCATCCTCGACAACGACCGCTCGCCCTCGCGCAAGGTCGGAGAGCCGGACAACCGCGACAGCCACTACTGGTTCGCCCGTTACTGGGCCGAGGCGCTGGCCGCGCAGTCCGACGATGCCGAGCTTGCCTCCCACTTTGCTCCCATCGCCAAGGCGCTGGCCGATGGCGAAGCGGATATCGTCGCCGAACTGGCTGCGGCACAGGGCAGCCCGGCGGACACCGGCGGCTACTACCACAACGACCCGGAAAAGGTCGCCGCGGTGATGCGCCCCTCGCCGACGCTGAACGCGATCATCGGCTGA
- a CDS encoding polysaccharide biosynthesis/export family protein — protein sequence MSVTSKRAQGRRLMPKAGRWIGVAALTLALTSCGITYNSPTVNSAADGFQVTVLEMSPTVVASANRSAYAPQSLPASFFANAGGGSARGVGAIPPTPYLPDESRETLEFRPLPDVAPQPYRIGVGDELLLATKSRNSVEELSGLLAAANQRQGYTVRDDGNIAIPDVGSIPVAGLTIEEAENRLFQVLVDNQIDPTFSLEVSRFNSQRVAVGGAVRTPTIVPITPNDLTLGEAIIAAGGTDIRDREFASIRVYRQGTLYQIPLETYLQNPGMQDKLMQAGDAVFVDTSYDLDRALEFYRAKIDVISLRQSARNSALANLQSEINIRRGALEEDRSNFDRREKYGANGRQYVYLAGEVRGQNRFALPFNDRATLADVLYNEGGFDTTTGDPSEIYVLRGDPQAGYGDIVIAYHLNARNAAKLILATKFEMRPDDIIFIEEQPITKWNRALQQLFPVLLRSAQNAL from the coding sequence ATGAGCGTGACCTCCAAGCGGGCGCAGGGTCGGAGACTTATGCCGAAGGCCGGACGCTGGATCGGTGTTGCGGCGCTGACCCTTGCTCTGACGTCCTGCGGGATCACCTACAACAGCCCCACGGTCAATTCGGCCGCCGACGGCTTCCAGGTGACCGTTCTGGAGATGTCGCCGACCGTCGTGGCAAGCGCCAACCGTTCGGCCTATGCGCCGCAAAGCCTGCCCGCATCGTTCTTTGCCAACGCGGGCGGAGGCAGTGCGCGCGGTGTCGGTGCCATCCCGCCGACCCCCTACCTGCCCGACGAATCGCGTGAGACGCTCGAATTCCGGCCGCTGCCCGATGTCGCGCCGCAGCCCTACCGCATCGGTGTGGGTGACGAGCTTCTGCTCGCCACCAAGAGCCGCAACTCTGTCGAGGAACTGTCCGGTCTGCTCGCCGCGGCAAATCAGCGTCAGGGCTACACCGTCCGCGACGACGGCAACATCGCCATCCCCGACGTGGGCTCCATCCCGGTGGCTGGTCTGACCATCGAAGAGGCCGAGAACCGTCTGTTCCAGGTGCTCGTCGACAACCAGATCGACCCGACCTTCAGCCTCGAGGTGAGCCGCTTCAACTCGCAGCGCGTGGCCGTGGGCGGCGCCGTGCGCACCCCGACCATCGTGCCGATCACCCCGAATGACCTGACCCTCGGCGAGGCGATCATCGCCGCCGGTGGCACGGACATCCGCGACCGCGAATTCGCCTCGATCCGCGTTTACCGCCAGGGCACGCTCTACCAGATCCCGCTGGAAACCTACCTCCAGAACCCGGGCATGCAGGACAAGCTCATGCAGGCGGGCGACGCGGTGTTCGTCGATACCTCCTATGACCTCGACCGCGCGCTTGAGTTCTACCGGGCAAAGATCGACGTGATCTCGCTGCGCCAGAGCGCCCGCAACAGCGCCCTGGCCAACCTGCAGTCGGAAATCAACATCCGCCGCGGCGCGCTGGAAGAGGACCGCAGCAACTTCGACCGCCGCGAGAAATACGGCGCAAACGGACGCCAGTACGTTTATCTCGCCGGTGAAGTGCGCGGCCAGAACCGCTTTGCCCTGCCGTTCAACGACCGGGCGACGTTGGCAGACGTGCTTTACAACGAGGGCGGCTTCGACACCACGACCGGCGACCCGTCGGAAATCTACGTGCTGCGCGGCGACCCGCAGGCCGGCTATGGCGACATCGTCATCGCCTACCACCTGAATGCGCGCAACGCGGCAAAGCTGATCCTCGCGACGAAGTTCGAGATGCGCCCCGACGACATCATCTTCATCGAGGAACAGCCGATCACCAAGTGGAACCGCGCCCTGCAGCAGCTGTTCCCGGTCCTGCTCCGCAGCGCACAGAACGCTCTTTGA
- a CDS encoding metallophosphoesterase, with protein sequence MRANVPFEAPLAPEEAFFAIGDVHGCLRPLGNLLLEIDKRDSAPKIVCLGDMIDRGEHSAGVLQLLFAMSREMGDRFVCLRGNHEEMMLRYLEDPERQESRWLGHGGLQTLASFGVSRSGKRDPEGLRDRLLYAMGDDMLEWLQGLPSRWQTGNVTTVHAAADPALPMDFQSTQVLTWGHPDFFRVNRDDGIWVVHGHTITEDAKAEDGRISVDTGAYLSGRLTAAHVYPGGVDFIQT encoded by the coding sequence GTGCGTGCAAACGTCCCCTTCGAAGCGCCCTTGGCGCCCGAGGAGGCATTCTTCGCCATCGGTGACGTGCACGGCTGCCTCCGGCCGCTCGGCAACCTGCTGCTGGAGATCGACAAGCGCGACAGCGCTCCAAAGATCGTGTGCCTCGGCGACATGATCGACCGCGGCGAACATTCCGCCGGTGTCCTGCAACTGCTGTTCGCCATGAGCCGCGAGATGGGCGACCGTTTTGTCTGCCTGCGCGGTAACCACGAAGAGATGATGCTGCGCTACCTTGAAGATCCGGAGCGGCAGGAGTCCCGATGGCTCGGGCATGGCGGGCTGCAGACACTCGCCAGTTTCGGCGTCTCCCGCAGTGGCAAGCGCGATCCGGAAGGGCTGCGCGACCGTCTTCTTTATGCGATGGGGGACGACATGCTGGAGTGGCTGCAGGGCCTGCCCTCACGCTGGCAGACCGGCAACGTGACGACGGTGCATGCCGCCGCTGACCCTGCACTGCCGATGGATTTCCAGTCGACGCAGGTGCTGACCTGGGGCCACCCCGATTTCTTCCGGGTCAACCGCGACGATGGCATCTGGGTGGTGCACGGCCACACCATCACCGAGGACGCGAAGGCGGAAGACGGGCGCATATCCGTGGACACAGGCGCCTACCTCTCGGGCCGCCTGACGGCCGCGCATGTCTACCCCGGCGGTGTCGACTTCATCCAGACCTGA
- a CDS encoding M15 family metallopeptidase — protein sequence MTRHIAAVLGVAALTAFASTALAERGSQSPIPDDIWQKMQGVSWHADLPCPNRDGLRLLSVPYVDFAGAEQTGQLVVATEVADTMLDIFADIHAARYPIQSMRPVHEFAGDDGFSMAANNTSAFNCRLVAGTSRLSQHALGKAIDINPVHNPYVQGRHTSPDAGVDYDEPSERRPDVPGVILPDDAVVTAFTKRGWGWGGTWSSAKDYQHFSESGN from the coding sequence ATGACACGACACATCGCAGCGGTTCTGGGCGTCGCGGCTCTGACGGCTTTCGCATCAACCGCACTGGCCGAACGCGGGAGCCAGTCGCCCATCCCCGATGACATCTGGCAGAAGATGCAGGGCGTGAGCTGGCACGCCGACCTGCCGTGCCCCAACCGCGACGGTCTGCGCCTGCTGAGCGTGCCCTACGTGGACTTCGCGGGCGCGGAACAGACCGGCCAGCTGGTTGTAGCGACAGAGGTGGCCGATACCATGCTGGACATTTTCGCCGACATCCATGCCGCTCGTTACCCGATCCAGAGCATGCGCCCGGTGCACGAGTTCGCCGGGGACGACGGGTTTTCGATGGCGGCCAACAATACCTCGGCGTTCAACTGCCGTCTTGTCGCCGGGACGTCGCGGCTGTCGCAGCACGCGCTCGGGAAGGCCATCGACATCAACCCGGTTCACAACCCCTATGTGCAGGGGCGGCACACGTCGCCGGACGCTGGCGTGGACTACGACGAGCCGTCAGAGCGCCGACCAGACGTTCCGGGGGTGATCCTGCCGGACGATGCGGTCGTCACCGCCTTCACGAAACGGGGCTGGGGGTGGGGCGGCACATGGTCGTCCGCGAAGGACTACCAGCACTTCTCCGAATCCGGGAACTGA
- a CDS encoding SH3 domain-containing protein → MLRVIPVLAAFALIAPEARAAEIVEGGADAACSLTLTGPPDEGDARALRSAIRDLGEGPLRLCLDGSGGSMPAALEVADLVAQVPMATLVTEGATCEGPCALIFIAGARGARVMHPTAVLGFSAPQVLPDKDMIPRAEAEAAFGAGLSAVAEVIRLRTRRDLDLPDSLLLALLEGNGVFRVSTVGDAARWGIAVAPVTLPASGADTALQNACSNADGARLDLSPADLPSHDREVGFTVDSFGTGAVRISSEAAFGAAQTTRCQVDLSLDAGPGEALGTLRFGNGTVGDTTFRALAPFAFHDPATPLSDLPGPDAPADDATAQTDFRAELAAKAREALTAVTFPSCWVASPQVKVVNVSDFVNLRAEAGFGATVLREVPLGEPLTIVGSQSLEAPGDQDRARTCREACNAFALDPADTEQKEQALDCISRNVFWYEVSDAQGRLGYISRKYLSD, encoded by the coding sequence ATGTTGCGTGTCATCCCTGTCCTCGCCGCCTTCGCCCTGATCGCGCCCGAAGCCCGGGCTGCGGAGATCGTCGAAGGCGGTGCGGATGCCGCGTGCAGCCTGACACTCACCGGCCCGCCCGACGAGGGCGACGCCCGCGCGCTGCGGTCGGCAATCCGGGACTTGGGGGAGGGGCCCCTGCGGCTCTGTCTCGATGGCAGCGGAGGATCGATGCCTGCCGCGCTGGAGGTGGCGGACCTCGTGGCGCAGGTGCCGATGGCGACCTTGGTGACCGAGGGTGCGACCTGCGAAGGGCCTTGTGCGCTGATCTTCATCGCCGGTGCGCGTGGGGCGCGGGTGATGCACCCGACGGCGGTGCTCGGGTTTTCTGCTCCGCAGGTACTGCCAGACAAGGACATGATCCCGCGGGCAGAGGCCGAAGCCGCGTTTGGCGCGGGCCTCTCCGCCGTGGCAGAGGTCATCCGGCTGCGGACGCGCCGGGATCTGGATCTGCCGGATTCGCTGTTGCTGGCGCTTCTGGAGGGGAACGGCGTGTTCCGGGTCTCCACCGTGGGCGATGCCGCGCGATGGGGGATTGCCGTGGCACCGGTCACGCTGCCTGCCTCCGGGGCCGATACGGCGCTGCAGAACGCCTGTTCCAATGCGGACGGCGCGCGGCTCGACCTGTCGCCCGCAGACCTGCCGTCCCACGACCGGGAGGTCGGCTTCACGGTGGACAGCTTCGGCACGGGTGCGGTGCGCATAAGCTCCGAAGCCGCGTTTGGTGCGGCGCAGACGACGCGGTGCCAAGTCGACCTCTCGCTCGATGCGGGGCCGGGGGAGGCTTTGGGCACACTCCGGTTCGGAAACGGGACAGTCGGAGACACGACTTTCCGGGCCCTTGCGCCCTTCGCCTTCCATGACCCCGCCACGCCGCTCTCCGACCTGCCTGGACCCGATGCGCCAGCAGATGACGCCACCGCCCAGACCGATTTCCGCGCGGAGCTTGCCGCCAAGGCGCGCGAGGCCCTGACCGCTGTCACCTTCCCGTCCTGCTGGGTCGCCTCCCCGCAGGTGAAGGTGGTGAACGTCTCCGACTTCGTGAACCTTCGGGCAGAGGCGGGCTTTGGCGCGACCGTCCTGCGCGAGGTGCCTTTGGGTGAACCGCTGACCATCGTCGGCAGCCAGTCGCTGGAGGCGCCGGGAGACCAGGACCGTGCACGCACCTGCCGCGAGGCCTGCAACGCCTTCGCGCTGGACCCGGCCGATACGGAGCAGAAGGAACAGGCGCTGGATTGCATTTCGCGCAATGTCTTCTGGTACGAGGTCAGCGATGCGCAGGGTCGGCTCGGCTACATCAGCCGCAAGTACCTGTCGGACTGA